Proteins encoded in a region of the Pseudomonas sp. PDNC002 genome:
- the rpmE gene encoding 50S ribosomal protein L31: MKPEIHPAYEDIEATCSCGNVIKTRSTLCKGIHLDVCSECHPFYTGKQKVLDTGGRIDRFNQRFAMFGGKK, translated from the coding sequence ATGAAACCGGAAATCCATCCCGCGTACGAAGACATCGAAGCTACCTGCAGCTGTGGCAACGTGATCAAAACCCGTTCCACCCTGTGCAAGGGCATTCACCTGGACGTCTGCTCCGAGTGCCACCCCTTCTACACCGGTAAGCAGAAAGTTCTGGACACCGGCGGCCGTATCGACCGCTTCAACCAGCGCTTCGCCATGTTCGGCGGCAAGAAGTAA
- the hslV gene encoding ATP-dependent protease subunit HslV gives MTTIVSVRRNGKVVMGGDGQVSLGNTVMKGNAKKVRRLYHGEVLAGFAGATADAFTLFERFEQQLEKHQGHLVRAAVELAKDWRTDRSLSRLEAMLAVANKDASLIITGNGDVVEPEHGLIAMGSGGGFAQAAAMALLQKASDDMSAREIAETALNIAGSICVFTNQNLTIEELDSAL, from the coding sequence TTGACCACCATCGTATCTGTCCGCCGTAACGGCAAAGTCGTCATGGGCGGCGACGGCCAGGTTTCCCTGGGCAACACCGTGATGAAAGGCAACGCGAAGAAAGTCCGCCGCCTGTACCACGGTGAAGTACTGGCCGGCTTCGCCGGCGCCACCGCCGATGCCTTCACCCTCTTCGAGCGCTTCGAGCAGCAATTGGAAAAGCACCAGGGCCACCTGGTGCGCGCCGCCGTCGAGCTGGCCAAGGACTGGCGCACCGACCGTTCCCTGAGCCGCCTGGAAGCCATGCTCGCCGTGGCCAACAAGGATGCCTCGCTGATCATCACCGGCAACGGTGACGTCGTCGAACCCGAGCATGGCCTGATCGCCATGGGCTCCGGTGGCGGCTTCGCCCAGGCTGCGGCAATGGCCCTGCTGCAGAAAGCCAGCGACGACATGAGCGCCCGCGAAATTGCCGAGACCGCGCTGAACATCGCCGGCTCGATCTGCGTGTTCACCAACCAGAACCTGACCATTGAGGAGCTCGACAGCGCCCTCTAA
- the argS gene encoding arginine--tRNA ligase: MKDTIRHLIQQALVSLTEDGTLPAGLTPDIQVENTKDRTHGDFASNIAMMLAKPAGMKPRDLATKLVEALPQSPEVAKVEIAGPGFLNFFQDQAWLAASLDKALADERIGVRKAGPAQRVVVDLSSPNLAKEMHVGHLRSTIIGDGVSRVLEFLGDTVIRQNHVGDWGTQFGMLLAYLEEQPVDAQAELHDLEVFYRAAKKRFDESPEFADRARELVVKLQAKDPKCMALWTRFNDISLSHCQKVYDLLDVKLTMADVKGESAYNDDLAQVVADLTTKGLLVESDGALCVFLDEFKNAEGEPLPVIVQKAGGGYLYATTDLAAMRYRHKVLHADRVLYFVDQRQALHFQQVFEVARRAGFVPASMDLEHMGFGTMNGADGKPFKTRDGGTVKLIDLLIEAEERAYTLVKAKNPDFSEQDLRQIAHAVGIGAVKYADLSKHRTSDYSFNFDLMLSFEGNTAPYLLYAYTRVASIFRKLGKGYDEVGGKIVLQQPQEIALAAQLAQFTDLLNNVAIKGVPHILCAYLYELAGLFSSFYEHCPILTAEDPAQQESRLRLAALTGRTLKQGLELLGLETLERM; this comes from the coding sequence ATGAAAGACACGATTCGCCACCTGATCCAGCAAGCCCTTGTCAGCCTCACCGAAGACGGCACCCTGCCGGCCGGCCTGACGCCCGACATCCAGGTGGAGAACACCAAGGACCGAACCCACGGCGACTTCGCCAGCAACATCGCCATGATGCTGGCCAAGCCTGCCGGGATGAAGCCACGCGACCTGGCCACCAAGCTGGTCGAGGCGCTGCCGCAAAGCCCGGAAGTGGCCAAGGTCGAGATCGCCGGCCCCGGCTTCCTGAACTTCTTCCAGGACCAGGCCTGGCTCGCCGCCAGCCTCGACAAGGCGCTGGCCGACGAGCGCATCGGCGTACGCAAGGCTGGCCCCGCGCAGCGCGTGGTGGTGGACCTGTCCTCGCCGAACCTGGCCAAGGAAATGCACGTCGGCCACCTGCGCTCGACCATCATCGGCGACGGCGTCAGCCGTGTGCTGGAATTCCTCGGCGACACCGTGATCCGCCAGAACCACGTGGGCGACTGGGGCACCCAGTTCGGCATGCTGCTGGCCTACCTGGAAGAACAACCGGTGGACGCCCAGGCCGAGCTGCACGACCTGGAAGTCTTCTACCGCGCCGCCAAGAAGCGCTTCGACGAGTCCCCCGAGTTTGCCGACCGCGCCCGTGAACTGGTGGTCAAGCTGCAGGCCAAAGATCCCAAGTGCATGGCCCTGTGGACGCGCTTCAACGACATCTCCCTGTCGCACTGCCAGAAGGTCTACGACCTGCTGGACGTGAAACTGACCATGGCCGACGTGAAGGGCGAGAGCGCCTACAACGACGACCTCGCGCAGGTGGTGGCCGACCTGACCACCAAGGGCCTGCTGGTCGAGAGCGACGGCGCCCTGTGCGTGTTCCTCGACGAGTTCAAGAACGCCGAAGGCGAGCCGCTGCCGGTGATCGTGCAGAAGGCGGGCGGTGGCTACCTCTACGCCACCACCGACCTCGCCGCGATGCGCTACCGCCACAAGGTGCTGCACGCCGATCGCGTTCTGTACTTCGTCGATCAGCGCCAGGCCCTGCACTTCCAGCAGGTGTTCGAAGTGGCCCGCCGCGCCGGCTTCGTCCCGGCCAGCATGGATCTGGAGCACATGGGCTTCGGCACCATGAACGGCGCTGACGGCAAGCCATTCAAGACCCGCGATGGCGGCACCGTGAAGCTGATCGACCTGCTGATCGAAGCCGAGGAGCGCGCCTACACCCTGGTGAAGGCCAAGAACCCCGACTTCAGCGAGCAGGACCTGCGCCAGATCGCCCACGCCGTTGGCATCGGTGCGGTGAAGTACGCAGACCTGTCCAAGCACCGTACCAGCGACTACAGCTTCAACTTCGACCTGATGCTGAGCTTCGAGGGCAACACCGCGCCGTACCTGCTGTATGCATACACCCGCGTGGCGAGCATCTTCCGCAAGCTGGGCAAGGGTTATGACGAAGTGGGCGGCAAGATCGTCCTGCAGCAACCGCAGGAAATCGCCCTGGCCGCACAGCTGGCGCAGTTCACCGACCTGCTCAACAACGTGGCGATCAAGGGTGTGCCGCACATCCTCTGCGCCTACCTGTACGAGCTGGCCGGCCTGTTCTCCAGCTTCTACGAGCACTGCCCGATTCTCACCGCCGAAGACCCGGCGCAACAGGAAAGCCGCCTGCGCCTTGCCGCGCTGACCGGCCGTACCCTCAAGCAGGGCCTGGAGTTGCTGGGCCTGGAAACCCTGGAGCGCATGTAA
- a CDS encoding primosomal protein N', translating to MLPSHAPRRPGIRRVPSPSILRLALPSPLRRLFDYLPPRGVDVSRLQPGVRLRVPFGRREMVGVLVDKVETSDVPADKLRPALAVLDREPPMPSHLLELCRWTAQYYQHSLGDTFSWALPNLLRQGDPAEARQQRFWHAEPGAREEDPRLARAPRQRETLKILKQHPHGVAHELLSQLQINKDSLDLLQEKGLVSLEVRVHSVAPHHGPWLAQAELPLNTEQRAAFESVRAGLGSFHSFLLAGVTGSGKTEVYLQLIRETLEAGKQALVLIPEINLGPQTLSRFERRFNARIALLHSALTDRERLDAWLAARDGEADIVIGTRSALFTPLKNPGLIIIDEEHDASYKQQEGLRYHARDLAMVRARLENVPILLGSATPALESLHNAQSGRYGLLRLTQRAGGAHQPKFHRLDVKSLPLDSGISMPLQRSIKETLAAGQQVLVYLNRRGFAPTLLCHDCGWISQCPRCDARMTVHQGSGELRCHHCDHRERPPRNCPKCGTVDLRPVGAGTERAEERLRILFPDYPVLRIDRDSTSRKHAMRDLFATINKGEPCILVGTQMLAKGHHFPRVTLVAILDADGGLFSADFRASERMAQQIVQVAGRAGRAEEPGRVLIQTHLADHPLLVQLTEQGYFAFAEQALTERRAAGLPPFAHLALLRAEAHKPGQAEGFLDEACAEAERLQAALGHEVELLGPVPAPMERRAGRYRAQLLLMSTARAPLHRLLTPWLQTLEGMPSGRQVRWSLDVDPIDLF from the coding sequence ATGCTACCATCCCACGCTCCCCGCCGCCCCGGAATCCGTCGCGTGCCCTCACCCTCCATCCTGCGTCTCGCCCTGCCCTCGCCGCTGCGTCGCCTGTTCGACTACCTGCCTCCACGAGGGGTGGACGTGTCGCGCCTGCAGCCGGGCGTGCGCCTGCGCGTGCCGTTCGGCCGCCGCGAGATGGTCGGCGTGCTGGTGGACAAGGTGGAAACTTCCGACGTGCCGGCGGACAAGCTGCGCCCGGCACTGGCCGTACTCGACCGCGAACCGCCGATGCCGTCGCATCTGCTGGAGCTGTGCCGCTGGACGGCGCAGTACTACCAGCACAGCCTGGGTGACACCTTTTCCTGGGCGCTGCCCAACCTGCTGCGCCAGGGCGATCCCGCCGAAGCGCGCCAGCAGCGCTTCTGGCACGCCGAACCCGGCGCCCGCGAGGAAGACCCGCGCCTGGCCCGTGCGCCGCGCCAGCGCGAGACGCTGAAGATCCTCAAGCAGCACCCCCACGGCGTCGCCCACGAACTGCTCAGCCAACTGCAGATCAACAAGGACAGCCTCGACCTGCTGCAGGAAAAGGGGCTGGTCTCGCTGGAAGTCCGCGTCCACAGCGTGGCGCCGCACCATGGCCCCTGGCTGGCGCAAGCCGAGTTGCCGCTGAACACCGAGCAGCGCGCCGCCTTCGAATCCGTGCGCGCCGGCCTCGGCAGCTTCCACAGTTTCCTCCTGGCCGGCGTCACTGGCAGCGGCAAGACCGAGGTCTACCTGCAGCTGATCCGCGAGACCCTGGAAGCCGGCAAGCAAGCGCTGGTGCTAATCCCCGAGATCAACCTCGGCCCGCAGACGCTGAGCCGCTTCGAGCGCCGCTTCAACGCGCGCATCGCCCTGCTGCACTCGGCGCTGACCGACCGCGAGCGCCTCGACGCCTGGCTCGCCGCCCGCGACGGCGAGGCGGACATCGTCATCGGCACCCGTTCGGCGCTGTTCACCCCGCTGAAGAATCCGGGGCTGATCATCATCGACGAGGAACACGACGCTTCCTATAAACAGCAGGAAGGCCTGCGCTACCACGCCCGCGATCTGGCCATGGTGCGCGCGCGCCTGGAGAACGTGCCGATCCTGCTCGGTTCGGCGACACCGGCGCTGGAAAGCCTGCACAACGCCCAGAGCGGCCGCTACGGCCTGCTGCGCCTGACCCAGCGCGCTGGCGGCGCGCACCAGCCGAAGTTCCATCGCCTGGATGTGAAGAGCCTGCCGCTGGATTCGGGCATCTCCATGCCGTTGCAGCGCTCGATCAAGGAAACCCTGGCCGCCGGCCAGCAGGTGCTGGTCTACCTGAACCGTCGTGGCTTCGCCCCGACCCTGCTGTGCCACGACTGCGGCTGGATCAGCCAGTGCCCGCGCTGCGACGCGCGGATGACCGTGCACCAGGGCAGCGGCGAGCTGCGCTGCCACCACTGCGATCACCGCGAGCGACCTCCGCGCAACTGCCCGAAATGCGGCACCGTCGACCTCCGCCCGGTCGGCGCCGGCACCGAGCGCGCCGAAGAGCGCCTGCGCATCCTCTTCCCGGATTACCCGGTGCTGCGCATCGACCGCGACAGTACCTCGCGCAAGCACGCCATGCGCGACCTGTTCGCTACGATCAACAAGGGCGAGCCGTGCATCCTGGTCGGCACCCAGATGCTCGCCAAGGGGCACCACTTCCCGCGCGTCACCCTGGTGGCGATCCTCGATGCCGATGGCGGGCTGTTCTCCGCCGACTTCCGCGCCAGCGAACGCATGGCCCAGCAGATCGTCCAGGTCGCCGGGCGCGCCGGGCGCGCCGAGGAGCCGGGCCGCGTGTTGATCCAGACGCACCTGGCCGACCACCCGCTGCTGGTGCAACTCACCGAGCAGGGTTACTTCGCCTTCGCCGAGCAGGCCCTCACCGAACGCCGCGCCGCTGGCCTGCCGCCATTCGCGCACCTGGCACTGCTGCGCGCCGAAGCGCACAAGCCCGGGCAGGCCGAAGGTTTCCTCGACGAAGCCTGCGCCGAAGCCGAGCGCCTGCAGGCAGCGCTGGGACACGAGGTGGAACTCCTCGGCCCGGTGCCGGCTCCCATGGAGCGCCGTGCCGGCCGCTACCGCGCCCAACTGCTGCTGATGAGCACGGCCCGCGCACCGCTGCACCGTCTTCTCACCCCCTGGCTGCAGACGCTCGAAGGCATGCCCAGCGGGCGCCAGGTGCGCTGGTCGCTGGATGTGGACCCGATCGACCTGTTCTGA
- the hslU gene encoding ATP-dependent protease ATPase subunit HslU, with product MSMTPREIVHELNRHIIGQDDAKRAVAIALRNRWRRMQLPAELRAEVTPKNILMIGPTGVGKTEIARRLAKLANAPFIKVEATKFTEVGYVGRDVESIIRDLADAAIKMLREQEVQKVKYRAEDAAEERILDALLPPARTAGFGDEPAREDSNTRQLFRKRLREGQLDDKEIDIEVADIPAGVEIMAPPGMEEMTNQLQSLFSNMGKGKRKTRKLKVAEAMKLIRDEEAQRLVNEEDLKARALEAVEQNGIVFIDEIDKIAKRGNVGGADVSREGVQRDLLPLIEGCTVNTKLGMVKTDHILFIASGAFHLSKPSDLVPELQGRLPIRVELKALSPSDFERILSEPHASLTEQYTALLKTEGLDIEFAADGIKRLAEIAFQVNEKTENIGARRLHTLLERLLEEVSFDAADLASEHSDKAIVIDAAYVNSHLGELAQDEDLSRYIL from the coding sequence ATGTCCATGACTCCCCGCGAGATCGTCCACGAACTCAACCGTCACATCATCGGCCAGGACGACGCCAAGCGCGCCGTCGCCATCGCCCTGCGCAACCGCTGGCGGCGCATGCAGCTGCCGGCCGAGCTGCGCGCCGAAGTAACGCCGAAGAACATCCTGATGATCGGCCCGACCGGCGTCGGCAAGACCGAGATCGCCCGTCGCCTGGCCAAGCTGGCCAACGCGCCCTTCATCAAGGTGGAAGCGACCAAGTTCACCGAGGTCGGCTATGTCGGCCGTGACGTCGAGTCGATCATCCGCGACCTCGCCGATGCCGCGATCAAGATGCTCCGCGAGCAGGAAGTGCAGAAGGTGAAGTACCGCGCCGAAGATGCCGCCGAAGAGCGCATCCTCGACGCCCTGCTGCCGCCGGCACGCACCGCCGGTTTCGGTGACGAGCCAGCACGCGAGGACTCCAATACTCGCCAGCTGTTCCGCAAGCGCCTGCGCGAAGGCCAGTTGGACGACAAGGAAATCGATATCGAGGTGGCCGACATCCCGGCCGGCGTGGAAATCATGGCCCCGCCCGGCATGGAGGAGATGACCAACCAACTGCAGAGCCTCTTCTCCAATATGGGCAAGGGCAAGCGCAAGACCCGTAAGCTGAAGGTCGCCGAAGCGATGAAGCTGATCCGCGACGAGGAAGCGCAGCGCCTGGTCAATGAAGAAGACCTCAAGGCCCGCGCCCTGGAAGCGGTGGAGCAGAACGGCATCGTCTTCATCGACGAGATCGACAAGATCGCCAAGCGCGGCAACGTCGGCGGCGCCGACGTCTCCCGCGAGGGCGTGCAGCGCGACCTGCTGCCGCTGATCGAGGGCTGCACCGTGAACACCAAGCTGGGCATGGTGAAGACCGACCACATCCTGTTCATCGCCTCGGGCGCGTTCCACCTGTCCAAGCCCAGCGACCTGGTGCCGGAACTGCAGGGCCGCCTGCCGATCCGCGTCGAGCTGAAGGCCCTGAGCCCGAGCGATTTCGAGCGCATCCTCAGCGAGCCGCATGCGTCGCTGACCGAGCAGTACACCGCGCTGCTGAAAACCGAAGGCCTGGACATCGAGTTCGCCGCCGACGGCATCAAGCGCCTTGCGGAGATCGCCTTCCAGGTCAACGAGAAGACCGAGAACATCGGTGCCCGTCGCCTGCACACCCTGCTCGAACGCCTGCTGGAAGAGGTGTCGTTCGACGCCGCGGACCTGGCCAGCGAGCACAGCGACAAGGCCATCGTGATCGACGCCGCCTACGTCAACAGCCACCTGGGTGAACTGGCGCAGGACGAAGACCTGTCCCGCTACATCCTGTAA
- a CDS encoding malic enzyme-like NAD(P)-binding protein yields the protein MSDLKTAALEYHAQPRPGKLSVELTKPTVTARDLSLAYSPGVAEPVREIARDPELAFKYTGKGNLVAVISDGTAILGLGNLGPLASKPVMEGKGVLFKRFAGVDVFDIEVDAESPQAFIDTVKRISITFGGINLEDIKAPECFEIERALIEQCDIPVFHDDQHGTAIVTAAGMLNALEIAGKKLETAKIVCLGAGAAAISCMKLLVSMGGKVENIYMIDRQGVIHAGRNDLNQYKAVFATETDKRTLADALEGADVFVGLSGANLLSAEDLQRMAPNPIVFACSNPDPEIKPELAHATRNDVIMATGRSDYPNQVNNVLGFPFIFRGALDVRATRINEEMKIAAALALRDLAKLPVPKDVCDAYGVTALEFGREYIIPKPMDKRLITVVSDAVAKAAIETGVATLPYPKHYPLQSVEDVFKG from the coding sequence ATGTCTGATCTCAAGACCGCTGCCCTCGAATATCACGCCCAACCCCGCCCCGGTAAACTGAGCGTCGAGCTGACCAAGCCGACCGTCACCGCCCGCGACCTGTCGCTGGCGTACAGCCCGGGTGTCGCCGAGCCGGTGCGCGAAATCGCGCGTGATCCGGAACTGGCCTTCAAGTACACCGGCAAGGGCAACCTGGTCGCGGTCATTTCCGACGGCACCGCCATTCTCGGCCTGGGCAACCTCGGCCCGCTGGCCTCCAAGCCGGTGATGGAAGGCAAGGGCGTTCTGTTCAAGCGCTTCGCCGGTGTCGACGTGTTCGACATCGAAGTCGACGCCGAGAGCCCGCAGGCCTTCATCGATACCGTCAAGCGCATCTCCATCACCTTCGGCGGCATCAACCTGGAAGACATCAAGGCACCCGAGTGCTTCGAGATCGAGCGTGCGCTGATCGAACAGTGCGACATCCCGGTGTTCCACGATGACCAGCACGGCACCGCCATCGTGACCGCCGCCGGCATGCTCAACGCCCTGGAAATCGCCGGCAAGAAGCTGGAAACCGCGAAGATCGTCTGCCTCGGCGCCGGCGCTGCCGCCATCTCCTGCATGAAGCTGCTGGTGAGCATGGGTGGCAAGGTCGAGAACATCTACATGATCGACCGCCAGGGTGTGATCCACGCTGGCCGCAACGACCTGAACCAGTACAAGGCGGTGTTCGCCACCGAGACCGACAAGCGCACCCTGGCTGATGCCCTGGAAGGCGCCGACGTGTTCGTCGGCCTGTCCGGTGCCAACCTGCTGAGCGCCGAAGACCTTCAGCGCATGGCGCCGAACCCGATCGTCTTCGCTTGCTCCAACCCGGACCCGGAAATCAAGCCGGAACTGGCCCACGCCACCCGCAATGACGTGATCATGGCCACCGGCCGTTCGGACTATCCGAACCAGGTGAACAACGTGCTCGGCTTCCCATTCATCTTCCGCGGTGCCCTGGACGTTCGCGCCACCCGCATCAACGAAGAAATGAAGATCGCCGCCGCCCTGGCCCTGCGTGATCTGGCCAAGCTGCCGGTACCCAAGGACGTGTGCGACGCCTACGGCGTGACCGCGCTGGAATTCGGCCGCGAGTACATCATTCCGAAGCCGATGGACAAGCGCCTGATCACCGTCGTTTCCGACGCCGTGGCCAAGGCCGCCATCGAGACCGGCGTGGCGACCCTGCCGTATCCCAAGCACTACCCGCTGCAGTCGGTGGAAGACGTCTTCAAAGGCTGA
- a CDS encoding SPOR domain-containing protein, whose translation MAKKKPAPKRGASRYQAPAKKTSVPGWVWLVAGLAIGGFIMFLMKLEPGRNDVKREKPEAPKTVVGSNKPSGTVQPQQPAAPTGVKPKYDFYTLLPGSEVAVPPEAVPPPAKPQQPQTPPTVVATKEEAEKIDTQRALAALSGQNPPPPAVVKPATPATPPATQVASAQKQALPQAPASDTAPAKPTPPPAVAATQYYLQAGSFRKQTDADHLRAQIIMLGQNARVESGTVRDETWYRVMVGPYGDRAKASAAQKQLAGNGFSNLLLQQRQTR comes from the coding sequence ATGGCGAAGAAGAAACCCGCTCCCAAGCGCGGCGCCAGCCGCTACCAGGCCCCGGCCAAGAAGACGTCGGTCCCCGGCTGGGTCTGGCTGGTCGCCGGCCTGGCCATCGGCGGCTTCATCATGTTCCTGATGAAGCTGGAGCCGGGTCGCAACGACGTCAAACGGGAAAAACCCGAAGCGCCCAAGACCGTGGTCGGCTCCAACAAGCCGTCCGGCACCGTGCAGCCGCAACAGCCGGCCGCGCCGACCGGGGTGAAGCCCAAGTACGACTTCTACACCCTGCTGCCGGGCTCGGAAGTCGCGGTACCGCCGGAGGCCGTGCCGCCGCCGGCCAAGCCGCAACAACCGCAGACGCCGCCGACCGTGGTGGCGACCAAGGAAGAAGCCGAGAAGATCGACACCCAGCGCGCCCTGGCAGCGCTGAGCGGGCAGAATCCGCCACCGCCCGCGGTGGTCAAGCCGGCAACGCCCGCCACACCGCCTGCGACCCAGGTCGCCAGCGCGCAGAAGCAGGCACTGCCGCAGGCTCCGGCCAGCGACACCGCGCCGGCCAAGCCGACTCCGCCGCCAGCTGTGGCTGCCACGCAGTATTACCTGCAGGCCGGCTCGTTCCGTAAGCAGACCGACGCCGATCACCTGCGCGCGCAGATCATAATGCTGGGCCAGAACGCCCGCGTGGAGTCCGGCACCGTGCGCGACGAAACCTGGTACCGCGTCATGGTCGGCCCCTACGGCGACCGCGCCAAGGCGTCCGCCGCGCAGAAACAGCTGGCCGGCAACGGCTTCAGCAATCTGCTGTTACAGCAGCGCCAGACCCGCTGA
- a CDS encoding thermonuclease family protein, with amino-acid sequence MVFHGISKKASLVGAFFMAVCFAADVSAAACPKPSSPEVVRVVRVVDGDTLKLADGRSVRLIGVNAPELAHHGRSEEPFAVAAQRRLQELVAANDGEVGLITGQQGKDKYGRTLAHAYDSRGNNLESRLLAEGLGYLVAIAPNTDLVACQQAAEREARSAKLGLWKRAPVQTAEQVHESGFAVVRGRVEQVQRNRGGLWIDLDGPLVLRIEARLVKQFDDATLRDLKGRQVEARGWVIDRSARGGVKPGQARWMLPVTDPAMMEVLP; translated from the coding sequence ATGGTTTTTCACGGTATCTCGAAAAAGGCGTCCCTCGTGGGCGCCTTTTTTATGGCTGTCTGCTTTGCGGCAGACGTGTCGGCGGCTGCCTGTCCGAAGCCCTCATCGCCCGAAGTCGTGCGTGTTGTGCGGGTGGTGGACGGTGACACGCTCAAGCTGGCCGATGGCCGCAGCGTCCGCCTGATCGGCGTGAACGCCCCGGAACTGGCTCACCATGGCCGCTCCGAAGAGCCCTTCGCCGTTGCCGCCCAGCGCCGCCTGCAGGAACTGGTCGCCGCCAATGACGGCGAGGTCGGCCTGATTACCGGCCAGCAGGGCAAGGACAAGTACGGCCGTACCCTGGCGCACGCCTATGACTCCCGCGGCAACAACCTCGAATCCCGCCTGCTCGCCGAGGGCCTGGGCTACCTTGTAGCTATCGCCCCCAACACCGATCTTGTTGCCTGCCAGCAGGCCGCCGAGCGTGAAGCCCGTAGCGCCAAGCTGGGGCTGTGGAAGCGCGCCCCGGTGCAGACAGCGGAACAGGTTCACGAAAGCGGTTTTGCGGTGGTGCGTGGCCGGGTCGAGCAGGTACAACGCAATCGCGGCGGCCTGTGGATCGATCTTGATGGCCCGCTGGTACTGCGGATCGAAGCCAGGCTCGTGAAGCAGTTCGACGATGCAACCCTGCGCGACCTGAAGGGTCGACAGGTAGAGGCGCGCGGCTGGGTCATCGACCGCTCCGCGCGCGGTGGCGTGAAACCCGGACAGGCGCGCTGGATGCTGCCTGTGACCGACCCGGCGATGATGGAGGTATTGCCATGA
- a CDS encoding M48 family metalloprotease, translated as MRSFGILALLALLSVLGGCATNPATGKSDFVMMSEQSELEMGQKYSQEIAKQYPRYEDEKLQAYVQQVGERVARAGDRPQLQYHFTVIDTPDINAFALPGGYIYIHRGLMAYLGSEAELAAVLGHEVGHVTARHSVKQQSQSSAWNILGQAVAIGTGVGAAADLTNVLGTAFVRGYGRDMELEADGLGAKYLARAGYDPTAMIQVVRVLKNQEDFARDEAARKGQTAQPVGYHGLFDTHPDNDQRLKQVLGPAQALAGSGQREVAAERYLKAIDGMPFGDSAASGVRRGQSFYHSELDFTLTYPAGWGILNQPTALVGYTGDQQAYIGMKLVPRDGQLTPAEYLRKGAGGRLADEQSFQQNGLDVATGVVPGNPARRAAVIYQKDRAFLFIGVVKGRASLESVDDQFMQVIRSFRPMRADEQKFAQPRRIAVVQVKSGQTVEQFAKAESGPETDSINRIRLLNDLYPTGQPKPGDWLKVVR; from the coding sequence GTGCGCTCGTTCGGAATCCTGGCCCTGTTGGCGCTGCTGAGCGTCCTCGGCGGCTGCGCCACCAACCCGGCCACCGGCAAGTCTGACTTCGTGATGATGAGCGAGCAGAGCGAGCTGGAAATGGGCCAGAAGTACAGCCAGGAAATCGCCAAGCAGTACCCGCGCTACGAGGACGAGAAGCTCCAGGCCTATGTCCAGCAGGTCGGCGAGCGGGTCGCCCGCGCCGGCGACCGGCCGCAGCTGCAGTATCACTTCACGGTCATCGACACGCCCGACATCAACGCCTTCGCCCTGCCCGGCGGCTACATCTATATCCACCGTGGGCTGATGGCGTATCTGGGCTCGGAGGCGGAACTGGCCGCCGTGCTCGGCCACGAGGTCGGCCACGTTACCGCGCGGCATAGCGTCAAGCAGCAAAGCCAGTCCAGCGCCTGGAACATCCTCGGCCAGGCCGTGGCCATCGGTACCGGCGTCGGTGCCGCCGCCGATCTCACCAACGTGCTCGGCACCGCCTTCGTGCGCGGCTACGGCCGCGACATGGAGCTGGAGGCCGACGGCCTGGGCGCCAAGTACCTGGCTCGCGCCGGCTACGACCCCACCGCCATGATCCAGGTGGTGCGGGTGCTGAAGAACCAGGAAGACTTCGCCCGCGACGAGGCCGCGCGCAAGGGCCAGACTGCCCAGCCGGTCGGCTACCACGGCCTGTTCGATACCCACCCGGACAACGACCAGCGCCTCAAGCAGGTCCTCGGCCCGGCCCAGGCACTGGCCGGTAGCGGCCAGCGCGAAGTGGCCGCCGAGCGTTACCTGAAGGCCATCGACGGCATGCCCTTCGGCGACTCCGCCGCCAGCGGCGTGCGTCGCGGGCAGAGCTTCTACCACTCGGAGCTGGACTTCACCCTGACCTATCCGGCGGGCTGGGGCATCCTCAACCAGCCGACCGCCCTGGTGGGCTACACCGGCGACCAGCAGGCCTACATAGGGATGAAGCTGGTGCCGCGCGACGGCCAGCTGACCCCGGCGGAGTACCTGCGCAAGGGCGCTGGCGGGCGCCTGGCGGACGAGCAGAGCTTCCAGCAGAACGGTCTGGATGTCGCCACCGGCGTGGTGCCAGGCAACCCGGCGCGCCGCGCGGCGGTGATCTACCAGAAGGACCGCGCGTTCCTGTTTATCGGTGTGGTCAAAGGTCGCGCCTCGCTGGAAAGCGTCGATGATCAGTTCATGCAGGTTATCCGCAGCTTCCGGCCGATGCGCGCGGACGAACAGAAATTCGCACAACCGCGCCGGATCGCCGTCGTTCAGGTCAAATCCGGGCAGACTGTCGAGCAGTTCGCGAAGGCTGAATCCGGTCCGGAAACTGACTCGATAAATCGTATACGTTTATTGAATGACTTGTATCCAACTGGCCAGCCAAAACCGGGCGATTGGCTGAAAGTCGTACGCTAG